A window from Nitrospira sp. ND1 encodes these proteins:
- a CDS encoding YihY/virulence factor BrkB family protein, translating into MPTSLTGSSPGSNPWKLGGLGWKALVRRLWRESLHDDILGRAAQLAYYFLLALFPALLFLTALIGLFPLKQTMPELMQYLRTVLPADALSLLEKYLENVMQGSSGDILSLGLLGALWASSSGVTAIMEALNVVYGAKETRPYWKVRLVASLLTIGLAGFIIVSITLILYGARIGEWIADIVGLGWLFLITWNIAQWPVAVTLMLLALAIIYYVCPDVKQDWRWVTPGSVCAGSLWLLVSLAFKAYVEHFGNYNAAYGSIAGVIVLMLWLYLTGVVILLGGEINAQIQQAASSLRIRQEKAPQTVPAPAN; encoded by the coding sequence GTGCCTACCTCGCTCACCGGTTCCTCGCCCGGCTCGAATCCCTGGAAACTGGGCGGTCTAGGGTGGAAGGCATTGGTCCGCCGTTTGTGGCGGGAAAGTCTGCACGATGACATTCTCGGACGCGCCGCGCAGTTGGCGTACTACTTTCTGCTGGCCCTCTTTCCGGCACTCTTGTTTCTCACGGCATTGATAGGTCTATTTCCTCTGAAACAGACCATGCCCGAGTTGATGCAATATCTCCGGACCGTCCTCCCTGCCGATGCCCTCTCCCTGTTGGAGAAATATCTGGAAAACGTGATGCAGGGCAGCAGTGGCGACATCCTGTCCCTTGGACTGTTAGGCGCCCTCTGGGCCTCCTCCAGCGGCGTGACGGCGATCATGGAGGCGCTCAACGTGGTCTATGGAGCCAAGGAAACCAGGCCGTATTGGAAGGTGAGGCTGGTTGCCTCGTTGCTCACGATCGGCCTCGCGGGGTTCATTATCGTTTCCATCACGCTGATTCTCTATGGCGCCCGCATCGGCGAATGGATCGCCGATATCGTCGGGCTCGGATGGCTCTTCCTCATCACCTGGAACATTGCGCAATGGCCGGTCGCCGTCACGCTGATGCTCCTGGCCCTCGCAATTATTTACTACGTCTGCCCAGACGTGAAGCAGGACTGGCGTTGGGTCACGCCAGGATCTGTCTGCGCGGGGTCGCTCTGGCTCCTGGTGTCCCTGGCGTTTAAGGCCTACGTCGAGCATTTCGGAAACTACAATGCCGCCTATGGCTCCATCGCAGGGGTGATCGTCTTAATGTTATGGCTCTATCTCACCGGGGTGGTGATCCTGCTCGGAGGAGAAATCAATGCCCAGATTCAACAGGCCGCCTCATCGCTCCGCATCCGGCAGGAAAAGGCGCCACAAACTGTCCCGGCCCCTGCGAATTGA
- a CDS encoding AI-2E family transporter has protein sequence MTPVYPDPLIKQEVPLPPGEQVSPAPADRHLWQITPIKDMMWLGGILFCLWFGYYLRGVFTPVIIALLLAYLFNPLIRRAKDRWHIPRPVTISCILFVSAVVILGLITWLGPLLAEQVQSFAERVPSYIQSIAQRYHVRLGDFSEHLSGLATSLKDDPLSILRPVFSGTGQAFGVLGTVIGTTTDVVLAFILIPIYFFFFAWHFDGTLDQIKRYIPTTYRSRVRHIVRRMDDAVSGFFRGRLAIALGSAVLYSLAWAFTGIRYWFLLGLITGILTIIPYASLIGWPLAIALKYLDVLSSNAGGFDLMTIVIWPSLAYLLVQFIESWLLTPWVQSQSMDMNAVTVLIVVFIGGALGGFYGLLLAIPIAACLKILAQELVLPRLARTAILSGPLDEQRRAR, from the coding sequence ATGACGCCCGTCTATCCTGACCCGCTGATAAAACAAGAGGTGCCTTTGCCACCGGGAGAACAGGTCTCCCCTGCTCCTGCGGATCGGCATTTGTGGCAGATCACACCGATCAAAGACATGATGTGGTTGGGTGGGATTCTGTTCTGCCTCTGGTTCGGCTACTATCTGCGCGGCGTGTTTACGCCGGTCATCATCGCCCTGTTGTTGGCATACCTCTTCAACCCGCTGATCAGGCGAGCGAAAGACCGCTGGCACATTCCCCGCCCCGTCACGATTTCCTGCATTCTTTTCGTTTCAGCCGTGGTGATCCTCGGACTGATCACATGGCTGGGCCCGCTCCTGGCGGAGCAGGTGCAGTCGTTTGCCGAACGGGTCCCGTCGTATATCCAAAGCATTGCCCAGCGCTACCATGTCCGCCTGGGTGACTTCTCTGAGCACCTCTCGGGGCTTGCCACGAGCCTCAAGGACGATCCACTTTCAATCCTGAGACCGGTCTTCTCCGGAACCGGCCAGGCCTTTGGTGTGCTGGGGACCGTTATCGGCACCACAACCGACGTCGTCCTGGCATTCATCCTGATCCCGATTTATTTCTTTTTCTTTGCCTGGCACTTCGACGGCACGCTTGATCAAATCAAACGATACATCCCGACGACCTATCGATCACGAGTGCGTCACATCGTGCGACGCATGGATGATGCGGTCAGCGGATTCTTTCGCGGCCGCCTGGCGATCGCCCTCGGGTCGGCAGTCCTGTACTCACTCGCCTGGGCCTTCACCGGTATACGCTATTGGTTTCTTCTCGGTTTGATCACGGGCATCTTGACGATCATTCCCTATGCCTCACTGATCGGCTGGCCGCTTGCCATTGCCCTGAAATACCTGGACGTCCTCTCGTCCAATGCGGGCGGATTCGATCTGATGACGATCGTCATCTGGCCTTCTCTCGCCTACCTCCTGGTGCAGTTCATCGAGAGCTGGCTCCTCACCCCCTGGGTACAAAGTCAGTCGATGGACATGAATGCCGTCACGGTCTTGATCGTGGTCTTCATCGGCGGGGCCTTGGGCGGCTTCTACGGACTGCTGCTCGCCATTCCCATAGCGGCCTGCTTGAAGATCCTGGCGCAGGAACTGGTTCTTCCGCGGCTGGCCCGCACGGCCATTTTATCCGGGCCGCTCGACGAACAGAGGAGGGCGAGATGA
- a CDS encoding thiamine pyrophosphate-dependent enzyme, which translates to MMSSTVADLLIDRLIAWGVDTVFSLPGDGINGIYEALRTRHDRIRLVQVRHEESAALAACGYAKFTRRLGVCLATSGPGGIHLLNGLYDAKSDGQPVLAITGHTFHDLIGTHYQQDVSLDKLFSDVALYSERVMGPTHVRNVVDEAIKTAISRRTVAHITIPKDIQDWSAQEEGSKANIPGHSGDRYSDPLPLPSQSLIERAAAVINAGSKPAILAGRGSLGAKSEILELAELLGAPIVKPLLGKAVVPDDHPLTTGGIGLLGTAPSQEVLETCDTLIIAGSSFPYLEFYPKPGQARAVQIDLDASRIGLRYPVEVGLVGHCWDVLRALLPLVTHRSDRTFLTDAQGRMAQWNTLMEERGSRMDMPLKPQVVVRAVNEFLADDAIVCCDTGTVTTWVARHIKMKDQMEFSASGTLATMGNGLPYSLGAGIAHPGRQIVCIAGDGGFTMLMGELATLVKYALPVKIIVLKNNVLGMIKWEQLAFEGNPQYGVDLQPIDFAGFARACGATGFTVEDPRQVQDVLRQAFSTPGPVVVEAVIDPLEAPLPGKITTDQAWQFAKALARGQDDRWEIIKTLVTGKIREVV; encoded by the coding sequence ATGATGAGCAGCACCGTCGCGGACCTGTTAATCGACCGTTTGATCGCCTGGGGAGTCGACACGGTCTTCAGCCTGCCCGGTGACGGGATCAACGGCATCTATGAAGCCCTCCGCACCCGGCACGATCGCATCAGACTCGTCCAGGTGCGCCATGAAGAGTCGGCCGCCCTGGCTGCCTGCGGATATGCCAAGTTCACACGCCGATTAGGCGTCTGTCTGGCCACGTCGGGTCCGGGCGGCATTCACTTGCTGAATGGATTGTATGACGCGAAGAGCGACGGTCAACCGGTGTTGGCGATTACCGGGCACACCTTCCACGACTTGATCGGGACGCACTATCAACAGGACGTGAGCCTGGACAAACTGTTCAGCGATGTCGCCCTGTATAGCGAACGGGTCATGGGGCCAACGCATGTCCGCAACGTCGTCGATGAGGCCATCAAGACCGCCATCTCCCGTCGCACCGTGGCGCACATCACTATTCCGAAAGATATTCAGGATTGGAGCGCACAAGAGGAGGGCTCCAAGGCCAACATCCCGGGACACAGCGGAGATCGTTACAGCGATCCCTTGCCGCTCCCCTCGCAATCGCTGATTGAGCGGGCCGCCGCCGTCATCAATGCCGGGTCGAAGCCCGCCATCCTGGCAGGACGCGGCAGCCTGGGTGCGAAATCTGAAATTCTCGAACTCGCAGAGCTACTCGGGGCACCGATTGTGAAGCCGCTGCTGGGGAAAGCCGTCGTGCCGGACGATCATCCCTTGACCACCGGAGGAATCGGCCTGCTCGGCACCGCGCCCTCACAGGAAGTCCTCGAAACGTGCGACACCCTGATCATCGCCGGCAGCAGTTTCCCTTATCTGGAGTTTTATCCGAAACCCGGTCAAGCCAGGGCCGTTCAAATCGACCTCGATGCGAGCCGCATCGGCCTTCGATATCCGGTGGAGGTGGGATTGGTCGGACATTGCTGGGATGTCCTCCGCGCACTGCTTCCACTCGTGACGCACAGATCCGACCGCACATTCTTGACGGACGCTCAGGGGCGGATGGCGCAATGGAACACGTTGATGGAGGAGCGAGGCAGCCGCATGGACATGCCATTGAAGCCTCAGGTCGTGGTTCGCGCCGTCAACGAGTTCCTTGCCGACGACGCCATCGTCTGTTGTGATACCGGCACCGTCACCACCTGGGTCGCGCGACACATCAAGATGAAAGACCAAATGGAGTTTTCGGCCTCCGGGACACTGGCCACGATGGGCAACGGACTGCCTTACAGTTTGGGAGCCGGCATCGCACACCCCGGGAGACAAATCGTCTGCATCGCGGGCGACGGGGGATTCACCATGTTGATGGGCGAACTGGCGACGCTGGTGAAATACGCGCTGCCGGTCAAAATTATCGTCCTGAAGAACAATGTACTGGGCATGATCAAATGGGAACAGCTGGCGTTTGAGGGAAACCCGCAATACGGGGTCGACCTGCAGCCGATCGACTTTGCCGGCTTTGCGAGGGCTTGTGGCGCAACCGGCTTCACGGTCGAAGATCCCCGCCAGGTTCAGGACGTGCTGCGACAGGCGTTTTCGACACCGGGCCCGGTCGTCGTGGAAGCGGTGATCGACCCACTGGAAGCGCCGCTACCGGGAAAAATCACCACCGACCAGGCCTGGCAGTTTGCCAAGGCGTTAGCCCGTGGGCAGGACGACCGCTGGGAGATTATCAAGACCCTGGTGACCGGGAAAATCAGGGAAGTGGTCTAA